The genomic DNA AAACTAAAAGAATAATTTGCTTTAATTTTTGCTTCATCCTCATTAAAAGTATCACAAAATGAACCTGATGGAATATCCAAGGCAATAATTACCGAAGCTGAATTATTTATTCCTTTTATCAATTCTCTGGAGAAACCCCTTACAGCTTTTGTCATTCCTGTTCCCCATATAGCATCAATAACAATTTCATATAAACCAATTTCAGGAAAATCCTTTCCGCTGTAAATATTAACTATTTCCGCCTTGGGTATTTCTTGAAGTCTTTTTAAATTTATATCAAAATTATCAGAAGATTTATCGGTATAATTAACGATAAAGGTTTTTATTTTAAACCCTTTTTCAATAAGTAATCGTGATGTTACTAATCCGTCCCCACCATTATTCCCTTTACCACAAAAGATATTTATAATATTTTTTTTATCAACTACCTTTATTGCTTGCTTTACAAATTCCCCTGCGGCTCTTTCCATAAGATCTATTGATTTTATTGCCTCAGTTTCTATTGTAAAAGCATCTGTTTTTTGTATTTGTTCTCTACTTAAAATTTTCATTATAAATTTCATTATAAATGATGTACGACCATATTTTTTAACACCATAAATTTAAGATTAATTTTACATTTATTGTGTAAAAATAATTGATTAACTTTGCAGTAGTTATTATTAAAATCTATTTTAATGCTACAATATTATTTGTCATTTCTGATTTTGAGTCTTGCCATTTCTGCTTTTTTTTCAGGATTGGAAATTGCATTTTATCAAGCAAAACCACTTAAAATTGAACTTGATAGAAAACAAGGAAAAACTTCTGCAAAATTGCTGTCTTATTTTATTGATCATCCTTCCAATTTTATTACTAACACTTTAATTGGCAACAATATAGCTCTTGTAATTTATGGAATGATATTCACAAAAATATTTGAATATATTTATCCCGATACAGGTATTTTTGGAATTACAATTCCAATAGTTTCTTTTTTCGTTCTCACACTAATATCAACTATCATAATTTTAATATTTGCTGAGTTTTTACCCAAAGCATTGTTTCTCATAAATCCCAACAGGATATTAAATATTCTTGCAATTCCTTATTGGATAATATTTGTAACTCTTTATCCCATTAATTTAATAATCAGCTATACTTCAAAAGGAATTTTAAGAATACCCGGGATTAAAATAAAAGATAAAAAGCAATCATTTGATTTTTATGACTTATTCAGTTATCTTTCGGAACAAGAAAGTGAAAACCTTGATGAAACAGAAAATATTGAACTGGATAAGCAAATGATTAAAAATGTTATTGATTTGCCAAATGTAAAAGTTCGTGAATGTTTAGTTCCAAGACCTGAGATAAAAGCTGTAAGTGTAAATGAATCATTAAGTAAGATTAAACAAATTTTTATTAACACAGGTCATTCAAAAATACTAATTTACAAAGAAGACATTGACAACATTATCGGATATGTTCACATGATAGATATTTTTGGTAATCCAAAATCCCTGAATGATATTTTACGACCAATAATTATTATTGTTGAGTCGATGCCTGCAAATAAATTATTAAAATTATTTACAGAAAACAGAAGGAGTTTAGGGCTTGTTGTTGATGAATTTGGTGGAACAGCAGGGCTTGTAACCATTGAAGATGTTTTGGAAGAAATTTTTGGAGAAATTGAAGATGAGCACGACAAAGAACATTTGAAGGAAGTGAAAATTGACGACAGAAAATTTGTTTTTTCTGCAAGACATGAAATTGATTATTTAAATGAAAAATATAATTTTGAATTACCTGAGGGGGATTACGAAACATTAGGAGGGCTTATACTTCATTTACATGAAAACATACCCACAGAAAATGAAATTATTAAATGTGATAGATTTGATTTCAAAATACTTAAAGCTACTGAAAATAGAATTAATGAAATTCAATTAAAGATTAAATTATCCTAAACTAATGCTCGGAAAACTTTATTTAATTCCAACACTATTGGGAGATACAGCTATTGAAAGGTCTATTCCTGAATATAATCTCAGGATAATAAAAGGACTAAAATATTTTATCGTAGAAAATCTAAAACAGGCAAGAGCATTTTTGAAAAAAGCAGGGGTAAAGCCACCTTTTGATAACATTTATTTTTTTGAATTAAACAAACATACATCAGAAAGAGATGTGTCGAAAATGATGCAATCTTTGATAAAAGGAAATGATTTTGGAATAATGACAGATGCAGGATTTCCCGTTGTTGCTGATCCGGGTGAAAACATAATTCGATTTGCTCATGAAAACAACATTCAAGTAATTCCACTTTCAGGACCATCTTCTATTTTACTTGCACTTGCAGCTTCAGGTTTAAATGCAGAGTCTTTTACTTTTCATGGATACTTGCCAATAAATTCAAATTTAAGAGTGAAAACAATAAAAGAAATTGAAAAAACAGCTTTAAAAACAGGTTATTCTCAAATATTTATAGAAACACCATACAGAAATACTCAACTTCTAAAAGATATTTTAAAAGTTTGTAAAGCAAAAACCCAACTATCAATTGCTGCTAACATCTCTACTTCCAATGAAGAGATTTTAACCCTTTCAATAGAAGAATGGAAAAAGCAGAATAAAAGTTTTCATAAAATACCTGCTGTTTTTGTCATAGGTACAGCATAGTATTTCACTACTGTGTAATTAGTGTCTCTTAGAAAACTCTAGAAAATTATAAATAGATAGTTTTCTAAGAGGTACTAATTACCTTTTTTGAAATTTTTTCTATTTTTTTTCAAAAAACAAATTCAAATATTATAATATAATGAAATATTAATTTTTACATTTGCACTTTTTAAAAAAAGTAGATTAAAAAATAATTTTATGTTTTATTTAATGCTTATCATTTTTGTTCTGGGATATGCAGCAATTGCCCTTGAACATCCGTTAAAAATTGACAAATCCGCCTCTGCTCTATTAATTGGTGTTTTAACATGGGTGGTATTTATTATGTCAGGCTCCGATATTGTTGCATACGTAGAAAGTATTCTTGGTCATGTACATGGTGGATGGGAAAGCTATATTCATCACAATCCTAACGGGAGCATAACGGATTGGATTGGTCATCATGAAATATTACATCATCTTGGTGAAATCTCAGAAATACTTTTCTTTTTACTTGGTGCTATGACAATCGTTGAAATTGTTGACCAGCACGAAGGATTTAAAGTTATTACAGATAAAATAACAACTACAAAGAAAGTTAAACTTCTTTGGATATTAAGTATTCTTACTTTTTTCATGTCAGCAGCATTAGATAACCTTACAACAACTATTGTGATGGTTGCATTACTCAGAAAGCTCGTTGAAAAAAAAGAAGACAGATGGTTTTTTGCAAGTATGATAATTCTTGCAGCGAATGCCGGTGGTGCTTGGTCTCCAATTGGTGATGTTACAACCATAATGCTTTGGGTAAAAGGACAGGTTACAACTATACCAATTATTAGAGATGTTTTTCTACCAAGTGTAGCAGCCATGGTTGTCCCATTAATTGTATTGTCTTTTATTCTTAAAGGCAATATTAAAAGACCTGATCTTTCAGATTCTGAAGTTGAGGATCAAAATTTTGTTTCCAAAAGAGAAAGTATTTTAGTTTTAATTATAGGTGTCGGTTCTTTACTTTTTGTTCCTGTTTTTAAAAATATTACTCATCTTCCTCCTTATCTTGGAATGTTATTGGGTTTAGGTAACTTGTGGGTAATTACTGAGATAATTCAAAAAAGAAGGCATAAAGAAACAAATACAAAGCTTACTGTTGTTGGTATTTTAACACGTGTTGACGTTCCTACTGTTTTATTCTTTTTAGGAATATTGCTTGCTGTAGCAAGCTTGCAATCAGCAGGACATCTAACAATATTGGCTAATTTTTTAGATGAAGCAACAGGACGTAATATTTACATTATAAACTTAGCAATTGGATTATTGTCATCAATAGTTGATAACGTACCATTAGTTGCAGGTGCAATGGGTATGTACTCTATTGAAGCAACAGGATTTATGAGTATTGACGGACAGTTTTGGCAATTCCTTGCATATTGTGCAGGAACAGGTGGTAGCATTCTTATTATTGGATCAGCCGCAGGTGTTGCTGCAATGGGAATGGAAAAAATTGATTTTATTTGGTACATGAAAAAAATTAGTTTATTAGCCATGTTAGGATATTTTGCAGGTGCAGGAGTTTATTATTTGATGTTTGCATTGTAAGGATTACTGATTTAGTAGTGCTGTCTCAAGCATTTATTACCGATTCTCACAGCTACCATAATTTATTCCTATACTTCGGATGGTTATAATTTGAGCTTTGATATTATGTTTAACGTATTGATTATTTTTCGTTTATACGCTATAGTAAAACGCAGTTTATAACCGCTCAGCATATATATTGTCGCGAAAATATCGAATATTGAACAAGGAATTATGAATAATGAAATTTGCTGACCACAAAAATTGCTCAGCCTCATCTTTTTACTTCAAAATTCTTTATTCCTTGTTTCGCAACTGCTAAAGCTACAGCGAACGTGGTATCAGTTACATAAGTCAAAAAATAGTCTTTTCGACATTATTATAGCTTTTAGTTATGACTTTTGGTCATTATAATAACCTTTTGTATTTTTATGCCTAAATGTTCTAAAGGGAGGTTCTATAAAAACATTTTTCACTAAAAACTTTTAAATACTCTTGCAAGAGAATATCCCGGAGCATCAACTTTTAAATCTAAAAAATAACCAAAGGGAGTTTGATCAACTTTATAAGCTGAATTTGTTAATCTTTCATCAATATTATCAAAAAGTGCTTTTGTAAATTCAGGTGAAGCTTTACTTTCGGATAAATGTGCAAAAGAATGCAAAATCACATGCTTACAATTATTTTTACCTGCAACCCATTTAAGATTTTTTAATAACTTCTTTTTCACTGCGGTTTCATTT from Bacteroidota bacterium includes the following:
- a CDS encoding threonyl-tRNA synthetase editing domain-containing protein — encoded protein: MKLLMIYMDSFSYNPTIKTIESMPDFNEAKSFEKVQAAFIQVEEEDEENETAVKKKLLKNLKWVAGKNNCKHVILHSFAHLSESKASPEFTKALFDNIDERLTNSAYKVDQTPFGYFLDLKVDAPGYSLARVFKSF
- the nhaD gene encoding sodium:proton antiporter NhaD, which codes for MFYLMLIIFVLGYAAIALEHPLKIDKSASALLIGVLTWVVFIMSGSDIVAYVESILGHVHGGWESYIHHNPNGSITDWIGHHEILHHLGEISEILFFLLGAMTIVEIVDQHEGFKVITDKITTTKKVKLLWILSILTFFMSAALDNLTTTIVMVALLRKLVEKKEDRWFFASMIILAANAGGAWSPIGDVTTIMLWVKGQVTTIPIIRDVFLPSVAAMVVPLIVLSFILKGNIKRPDLSDSEVEDQNFVSKRESILVLIIGVGSLLFVPVFKNITHLPPYLGMLLGLGNLWVITEIIQKRRHKETNTKLTVVGILTRVDVPTVLFFLGILLAVASLQSAGHLTILANFLDEATGRNIYIINLAIGLLSSIVDNVPLVAGAMGMYSIEATGFMSIDGQFWQFLAYCAGTGGSILIIGSAAGVAAMGMEKIDFIWYMKKISLLAMLGYFAGAGVYYLMFAL
- a CDS encoding SAM-dependent methyltransferase, with protein sequence MLGKLYLIPTLLGDTAIERSIPEYNLRIIKGLKYFIVENLKQARAFLKKAGVKPPFDNIYFFELNKHTSERDVSKMMQSLIKGNDFGIMTDAGFPVVADPGENIIRFAHENNIQVIPLSGPSSILLALAASGLNAESFTFHGYLPINSNLRVKTIKEIEKTALKTGYSQIFIETPYRNTQLLKDILKVCKAKTQLSIAANISTSNEEILTLSIEEWKKQNKSFHKIPAVFVIGTA
- a CDS encoding hemolysin family protein, producing MLQYYLSFLILSLAISAFFSGLEIAFYQAKPLKIELDRKQGKTSAKLLSYFIDHPSNFITNTLIGNNIALVIYGMIFTKIFEYIYPDTGIFGITIPIVSFFVLTLISTIIILIFAEFLPKALFLINPNRILNILAIPYWIIFVTLYPINLIISYTSKGILRIPGIKIKDKKQSFDFYDLFSYLSEQESENLDETENIELDKQMIKNVIDLPNVKVRECLVPRPEIKAVSVNESLSKIKQIFINTGHSKILIYKEDIDNIIGYVHMIDIFGNPKSLNDILRPIIIIVESMPANKLLKLFTENRRSLGLVVDEFGGTAGLVTIEDVLEEIFGEIEDEHDKEHLKEVKIDDRKFVFSARHEIDYLNEKYNFELPEGDYETLGGLILHLHENIPTENEIIKCDRFDFKILKATENRINEIQLKIKLS